In one Myxocyprinus asiaticus isolate MX2 ecotype Aquarium Trade chromosome 29, UBuf_Myxa_2, whole genome shotgun sequence genomic region, the following are encoded:
- the LOC127420185 gene encoding LOW QUALITY PROTEIN: zinc finger protein 271-like (The sequence of the model RefSeq protein was modified relative to this genomic sequence to represent the inferred CDS: inserted 1 base in 1 codon), with protein sequence QIIHSGEKPYKCSHCEKSFTNSQNLKTHERIHTGEKPYKCSHCEKSFTQSENLKTHERIHTGEKPYKCSHCGKSFSRSEHLKTHNRIHTGEKPYKCSHCEKSFSLSQQLKIHERIHTGEKPYKCSHCEKSFTQSYNLKTHERIHTGEKPYKCSHCEKSFTLSQHLKTHKRIHSGEKPYKCSHCEKSFTKSQNLKTHKKIHTGEKPYECSHCEKSFTQSEHLKTHERIHTGEKPYKCTHCEKSFTKSQNLKTHEKIHTGEKPYKCSHCEKSFTQSEHLKTHERIHTGEKPYKCTHCEKSFTKSQNLKTHEKIHTGEKPYKCSHCEKSFTQSYNLKTHERIHTGEKPYKCSHCEKSFTQSEHLKTHERIHTGEKPYKCSHCEKSFTQSYNLKTHKKIHTGEKPYKCSHCEKSFTKSQNLKTHEKIHTGEKPYKCSHCEKSFTQSEHLKTHERIHTGEKPYKCSHCEKSFTQSYNLKTHERSHTGEKPYKCSHCKKSFTLSQNLKTHKRIHTGENXYDCSSCGKSFNKASNLHRHVKKYCPNSHS encoded by the exons CAAATAATTCattctggagaaaaaccttacaagtgctcacactgtgaaaagagtttcactaattcacaaaacctgaaaacacatgagagaattcatactggagaaaaaccttacaagtgctcacactgtgaaaagagtttcactcagtcagaaaacctgaaaacacatgagagaattcatactggagagaaaccttacaagtgctcacactgtggaaagagtttctctcggtcagaacacctgaaaacacacaacagaattcacactggagaaaaaccgtacaagtgctcacactgtgaaaagagtttctctTTGTCACAACAACTGAAAatacacgagagaattcatactggagaaaaaccttacaagtgctcacactgtgaaaagagtttcactcagtcatataatctgaaaacacatgagagaattcatactggagagaaaccttacaagtgctcacactgtgaaaagagtttcactctttcacaacacctgaaaacacacaaaagaatTCATAGTGGAGAAAagccatacaagtgctcacactgtgaaaagagtttcactaagtcacaaaacctgaaaacacacaagaaaattcatactggagaaaaaccttacgagtgctcacactgtgaaaagagtttcactcagtcagaacacctgaaaacacacgagagaattcatactggagaaaaaccttacaagtgcacacactgtgaaaagagtttcactaagtcacaaaacctgaaaacacacgagaaaattcatactggagaaaaaccttacaagtgctcacactgtgaaaagagtttcactcagtcagaacacctgaaaacacacgagagaattcatactggagaaaaaccttacaagtgcacacactgtgaaaagagtttcactaagtcacaaaacctaaaaacacatgagaaaattcatactggagaaaaaccttacaagtgctcacactgtgaaaagagtttcactcagtcatataatctgaaaacacatgagagaattcatactggagaaaaaccttacaagtgctcacactgtgaaaagagtttcactcagtcagaacacctgaaaacacacgagagaattcatactggagaaaaaccttacaagtgctcacactgtgaaaagagtttcactcagtcatataatctgaaaacacacaagaaaattcatactggagaaaaaccttacaagtgctcacactgtgaaaagagtttcactaagtcacaaaacctgaaaacacacgagaaaattcatactggagaaaaaccttacaagtgctcacactgtgaaaagagtttcactcagtcagaacacctgaaaacacacgagagaattcatactggagaaaaaccttacaagtgctcacactgtgaaaagagtttcactcagtcatataatctgaaaacacatgagagaagtcatactggagagaaaccttacaagtgctcacattgtaaaaagagtttcactctttcacaaaacctgaaaacacacaagagaattcatactggagaaa tGTACGACTGCTCTTCATGTGGGAAAAGTTTCAACAAAGCAAGTAATCTACATAGACATGTAAAAAAGTATTGCCCAAATAGTCACAgttag